A single genomic interval of Hevea brasiliensis isolate MT/VB/25A 57/8 chromosome 4, ASM3005281v1, whole genome shotgun sequence harbors:
- the LOC110638642 gene encoding probable WRKY transcription factor 32 yields MSCSGGKGESRAPYSNVSVCDCPSFSNLLKSVLTTNSSTFRFQGQHETPQQDNVVSKKPKEDGAKLKLQAECANPSTGISPLAPAATSLPHSAPVIPTSGLIVDQQNADCNTCLSHIVRETPASDGYSWRKYGQKQVKSSSSSRSYYRCAFSNCHAKKKIQRCHHSSRIIDIVYLGHHNHDLSQNKCNVSRASVASSKLAAGSNIVDSIQKVDGADMSVCWEDTRQSSVHIAESEQQSSSSSTGDIRIKVEEHNGNELDSKKFGAEHQKNSSCGIANAEVQEKHGAEPRLKKRSAYSAPVLEANKEIKIVVHTTADGGISSDGYRWRKYGQKMVKGNSHIRSYYRCTSAGCSARKHVERATDDATTSTITYEGKHDHDMPIPKKQKGSESLGLISSAATSNGAHCKKTKTLSSQRISAKWSVDREGDLMDEKVLELGGEKALESAQTLLSIGIELRPC; encoded by the exons GGACAACATGAGACACCTCAACAAGATAATGTGGTGAGCAAAAAGCCTAAAGAAGATGGAGCAAAGTTGAAACTTCAAGCTGAATGCGCAAATCCTTCTACCGGTATATCACCTCTTGCTCCAGCTGCAACATCTCTGCCGCATTCAGCTCCTGTAATCCCAACTTCTGGGCTAATAGTAGACCAGCAAAATGCTGACTGTAATACCTGTCTTTCCCATATTGTTAGGGAGACGCCTGCTAGTGATGGGTATAGCTGGAGGAAGTATGGGCAAAAGCAGGTGAAGAGTTCTAGTAGTTCCCGAAGCTACTACAGGTGTGCGTTTTCTAATTGCCATGCAAAGAAGAAGATTCAACGCTGTCATCATTCCAGTCGTATCATTGATATTGTTTATCTAGGTCACCATAATCATGATCTCTCTCAAAATAAATGCAATGTTTCAAGAGCGTCTGTAGCATCCTCTAAGCTTGCTGCAGGCAGTAATATTGTTGATTCTATTCAAAAGGTCGATGGTGCAGATATGTCTGTCTGCTGGGAAGACACCAGGCAGTCATCCGTGCATATTGCTGAATCTGAACAACAGAGTTCCAGTAGCTCTACTGGCGATATTAGGATTAAGGTTGAGGAGCATAATGGTAATGAGCTGGACTCAAAAAAATT TGGGGCAGAACACCAGAAAAATAGTTCTTGTGGAATTGCAAATGCTGAGGTTCAGGAGAAGCATGGTGCTGAACCAAGGCTGAAAAAAAG GAGTGCATATTCAGCTCCTGTCTTGGAAGCTAATAAGGAGATTAAGATTGTTGTGCATACTACTGCTGATGGGGGCATCTCAAGTGATGGCTACCGATGGCGCAAGTATGGCCAGAAAATGGTGAAGGGGAATTCTCACATAAG GAGTTATTATAGATGCACATCTGCCGGATGCTCTGCCCGCAAGCATGTTGAGAGGGCGACAGATGATGCAACAACATCTACAATAACATACGAAGGGAAACACGACCATGACATGCCAATACCTAAGAAACAAAAAGGTTCAGAAAGTCTTGGTCTGATTTCCTCTGCCGCCACATCAAATGGTGCTCATTGCAAGAAAACAAAAACTTTATCTAGTCAAAGGATTTCAGCCAAATGGTCAGTGGATAGAGAAGGAGATTTGATGGACGAGAAGGTCTTAGAGCTTGGAGGTGAAAAGGCACTGGAGTCGGCTCAAACCCTTCTCAGCATTGGAATTGAACTCAGGCCTTGTTGA
- the LOC110638644 gene encoding uncharacterized protein LOC110638644, protein MGFRYGISISLVVFLLFTNVCFITLAESHCKAWLVQSIPTDMPHLRRVPGVLSTGDVLRWLAGNSTKKLDIIAQYWQLIAHPDDPLSGDYGYSRDDMKKFGAFEGSAVYRAIEDAADRNVSIRLLQHSGVYPDYTKEPTQLASGRPNVKNVTLLLGEWWGSGIVHAKVWISDNRDVYIGSANNDWKSLTQVKEVGIYLVGCRKIVKRVDTYFNNLWKLAHLNSSAYTRTVWDQQWQIERTVPCWSHFIDSKARCRSPLPHFVEVPHIAGYPILSDPHMFKIPIETPDHNFSTLQPQLSYLSFAPPELLFGKYQADEQAWIDTIKSVGSGAVVRINNMDWLGQSQYTKQKVYWSSLSSAISEVVFSKHATVKILVAYWAHFIDNTDQYLKSLLYSNVLCSSSKYNKCSGKVEIKYYVVPGYNLTGPAKSNKTSTGNIYPAFTRVNHGKYAVTDARAHIGTSNLVWDYFYATAGVSFGTYNPAIVLQLQEIFDADWNSPYAVPVEGLETGHSFSS, encoded by the exons ATGGGATTCAGATATGGAATTAGCATTTCACTGGTTGTGTTTCTTCTCTTCACCAATGTTTGCTTCATAACACTAGCTGAATCACATTGCAAAGCATGGCTCGTCCAATCAATCCCCACCGACATGCCCCACCTCCGTCGCGTCCCAGGGGTTCTCTCCACCG GTGATGTGCTCCGTTGGTTGGCTGGTAATTCCACCAAGAAATTGGATATTATAGCTCAGTACTGGCAGTTAATTGCACATCCTGATGATCCTCTTTCTGGGGATTATGGATATTCGAGAGATGATATGAAAAAGTTCGGAGCTTTTGAAGGTTCTGCCGTTTACAGAGCCATAGAGGATGCCGCCGATCGTAATGTTAGCATCAG ATTACTACAGCACTCGGGTGTATATCCTGACTACACCAAAGAACCTACTCAACTTGCTTCGGGAAGGCCAAATGTAAAGAATGTGACCTTGTTACTTGGGGAATGGTGGGGATCAGGTATAGTTCATGCCAAGGTTTGGATATCTGATAATCGAGATGTGTATATTGGATCTGCAAATAATGATTGGAAATCTCTCACTCAG GTTAAGGAGGTTGGAATTTATCTGGTTGGATGCCGAAAAATAGTGAAAAGGGTTGATACTTATTTTAATAACCTATGGAAACTTGCCCATCTTAATTCATCAGCTTACACTAGAACAGTATGGGATCAACAGTGGCAGATTGAAAGAACAGTTCCATGCTGGTCACATTTCATTGACTCTAAAGCAAGGTGCAG GTCTCCTCTTCCTCATTTTGTGGAGGTTCCCCATATTGCAGGCTATCCTATATTATCAGACCCGCATATGTTTAAAATTCCAATTGAAACTCCTgatcacaatttttcaactttgcagCCTCAACTGAGCTATCTATCTTTTGCTCCTCCTGAG ctattgtttggCAAGTACCAGGCTGATGAACAGGCATGGATTGATACAATAAAATCTGTTGGAAGTGGAGCAGTAGTAAGGATTAATAATATGGATTGGCTTGGCCAATCCCAATATACAAAGCAAAAGGTTTACTGGTCATCTCTTTCCTCAGCAATATCAGAG GTTGTCTTCTCCAAGCATGCGACAGTTAAGATACTGGTAGCATACTGGGCACATTTCATCGACAACACAGATCAGTATCTGAAGTCTCTCCTCTATTCCAATGTCCTGTGTTCTTCTTCCAAGTATAATAAATGTTCTGGTAAAGTAGAGATCAAATACTATGTGGTTCCAGGTTACAACCTGACTGGACCTGCAAAGAGCAACAAGACTAGTACAGGAAACATATACCCAGCATTTACCAGGGTCAATCATGGAAAATATGCAGTTACTGATGCGAGAGCTCACATTGGAACAAGCAACCTTGTGTGGGATTATTTCTATGCAACAGCTGGTGTCAGCTTTGGTACATATAATCCTGCCATTGTTTTACAACTTCAAGAGATCTTCGATGCTGACTGGAATTCACCATATGCTGTTCCAGTGGAAGGGCTGGAGACAGGCCATTCTTTTTCAAGCTGA
- the LOC110638650 gene encoding BTB/POZ domain-containing protein NPY1 isoform X2: MFAWYVSSELATDVTINVGEVKFYLHKFPLLSKSNRLQKLVLKATQENSDEITMLDFPGGPKAFEICAKFCYGMTVTLNAYNVVAARCAAEYLEMAEDIDRGNLIFKIEVFLNSSIFRSWKDSIIVLQTTKSLVPWSEDLKIVGRCIDSIASKTSVDPANITWSYTYNRKLSVCDKIVEDGMKVREKIESVPGDWWVEDICELDIDVYKRVMIAVKSKGRMDSKIIGEALNTYAARWLPDSFDDLVSYGCTWKYKYMVETLVYLLPSDKGVGCPCGFLLKLLKIAIFVGVDDSCREDLVERISLKLHEASVKDLLIPARSPQTTSYDVELVQCLVNRCMTNEKYSQDLSVEKNDETNDFVLLHRHGYRLSVGKIIDGYLSEIARDPNLTLASFVDLSQSIPESARPTHDGLYKAIDTYLKEHPILTKAERKKVCALMDVKKLTTDASMHAAQNERLPLRVVVQVLFFEQVRFSAGVQAPNGNARDASNLTTNTDEEWEKTAADDNKCVKKQMSQLKIKDEEFQKNGKMMKKNSKNSKSGTQLLPSRSRRIFDKLWVMGKGQGENRSSETSGSSQSPTSMVPGDAKSSGSSSRQRRHSIS, encoded by the exons TTCCTGGTGGGCCAAAGGCCTTTGAAATTTGTGCTAAGTTCTGCTATGGAATGACTGTTACTCTCAATGCTTACAATGTAGTAGCTGCTCGTTGTGCAGCTGAGTACCTTGAGATGGCTGAGGATATTGATCGAGGTAACCTTATTTTCAAAATTGAGGTATTTCTGAACTCTAGTATTTTCCGAAGCTGGAAGGATTCCATTATTGTTCTTCAAACCACCAAATCTCTTGTGCCTTGGTCTGAAGATCTGAAGATTGTGGGAAGGTGCATAGATTCCATTGCATCTAAAACATCTGTGGATCCAGCAAACATTACTTGGTCATACACATATAATAGGAAGTTATCAGTGTGTGATAAAATAGTTGAAGATGGTATGAAGGTACGAGAGAAAATTGAATCTGTTCCAGGGGATTGGTGGGTGGAAGATATTTGTGAACTGGATATTGATGTCTACAAGCGAGTCATGATTGCTGTTAAATCAAAGGGAAGAATGGACAGTAAAATTATTGGGGAGGCACTGAATACTTATGCAGCCAGATGGTTGCCAGATAGCTTTGATGATTTGGTTTCTTATGGTTGTACTTGGAAGTACAAATATATGGTGGAAACACTGGTTTATTTATTGCCTTCAGACAAGGGTGTCGGTTGTCCATGTGGTTTCTTgctgaaattgttgaaaattgccATATTTGTCGGAGTGGATGATTCATGTAGGGAAGATTTGGTGGAGAGAATCAGTTTAAAGTTGCATGAGGCCTCTGTTAAGGACTTGCTGATCCCAGCACGGTCCCCCCAAACCACATCATATGATGTGGAATTAGTACAATGCCTTGTGAATCGTTGTATGACAAACGAAAAGTATAGTCAGGATTTGAGTGTTGAGAAGAACGATGAGACCAATGATTTTGTTTTGCTGCACAGGCATGGATACAGGTTGAGTGTTGGAAAAATAATTGATGGGTATCTTTCAGAAATTGCACGTGACCCAAATCTCACCCTCGCCAGTTTCGTTGACTTGTCACAATCTATTCCCGAGTCTGCTAGACCAACTCATGATGGACTGTACAAAGCCATTGACACCTATCTGAAG GAGCACCCCATTTTGACAAAGGCTGAAAGAAAGAAGGTATGTGCTCTAATGGACGTAAAAAAACTGACAACGGATGCATCCATGCATGCTGCGCAGAATGAGCGGCTCCCACTTCGTGTTGTGGTCCAAGTTTTATTTTTTGAGCAGGTTAGATTCAGTGCTGGTGTTCAAGCTCCTAACGGCAATGCCCGTGATGCGTCAAATTTAACGACAAACACAGATGAAGAATGGGAGAAGACAGCAGCAGATGATAACAAATGTGTCAAGAAACAGATGAGTCAACTGAAGATAAAAGACGAAGAATTCcagaaaaatggaaaaatgatgaagaaaaacAGCAAGAACAGCAAAAGTGGCACACAGTTGTTGCCTTCTAGATCAAGGAGAATATTTGACAAGTTATGGGTCATGGGGAAAGGGCAAGGAGAGAACAGAAGCTCAGAGACATCAGGGAGTTCACAGAGCCCAACTTCAATGGTTCCGGGGGACGCCAAGTCCTCTGGTTCATCTTCAAGACAAAGGAGACACTCCATCTCCTAA
- the LOC110638645 gene encoding protein POLYCHOME has product MPESRDRLSRAIDIAALFARRRSGILGVYEDQPDLERALFGSPVRPPMVATRTGAVGMSPIGHGRGGLGTPRGQTGRGRNIYRTPAIGRENTPIGSARRGNSRGRGRASNSALPSWYPRTPLRDITAIVRAIERRERLGADRAQEIESPVPHAYGVLDSSEPSSVAHLEHSNTIMSPIPSLQVKRCPPTVGKIPKILLDITNQSSEDSDFLTPQKKLLNSIDTVEKEVMEELRKLKRTASAKKAEREKKVRTLMSMR; this is encoded by the exons ATGCCGGAATCCAGAGACAGATTGTCGAGGGCCATTGACATCGCTGCCTTATTTGCCCGTAGAAGGTCAGGGATTCTTGGAGTTTATGAAGACCAACCTGACCTCGAAAGAGCCCTGTTTGGGTCTCCGGTTCGTCCACCAATGGTAGCTACCCGTACTGGAGCAGTTGGTATGAGTCCTATTGGCCATGGAAGGGGCGGTTTGGGCACTCCAAGAGGCCAGACTGGGCGTGGCCGGAATATTTACAGAACGCCGGCAATAGGCAGAGAGAACACGCCAATTGGAAGTGCAAGGCGGGGAAATAGCAGGGGAAGGGGTCGTGCCTCGAACAGTGCGTTACCTTCTTGGTACCCGAGAACCCCTCTTCGAGATATCACTGCAATTGTCAGG GCAATTGAAAGAAGGGAACGTTTGGGAGCAGACAGGGCCCAAGAAATTGAGAGCCCAGTGCCGCACGCTTATGGAGTTCTTGACTCATCTGAACCATCATCAGTTGCTCATCTCGAGCACAGTAACACTATCATGTCTCCAATTCCAAGTCTTCAAGTGAAGCGATGTCCTCCTACAGTcggcaaaattccaaaaattttgcTTGATATTACTAATCAATCCTCTGAAGATTCAGATTTTCTTACACCTCAAAAGAAGCTCTTGAACTCAATTGACACAGTTGAGAAAGAAGTGATGGAGGAATTGCGGAAACTGAAGAGAACAGCTAGTGCTAAGAAggcagagagagagaaaaaagtcCGTACTCTTATGTCAATGCGGTAA